Proteins co-encoded in one Arachis hypogaea cultivar Tifrunner chromosome 13, arahy.Tifrunner.gnm2.J5K5, whole genome shotgun sequence genomic window:
- the LOC140177594 gene encoding uncharacterized mitochondrial protein AtMg00810-like, with translation MVDDLVLTGNDIGKINSIKKNLDDKFKIKDLGDLKYFLGMEVTRSNSGIYIYQWKYTIDLLKNCGYLDCKPLSTPFDYSQKLSKESGTILTDNTTYRQLISRLIYLTNTRPDISYAVGRLSQFLDCATTSHLQAAFCVLRYLKGRHATRLPVPILVASFSVIA, from the coding sequence ATGGTTGATGACTTGGTTTTAACTGGAAATGATATTGGCAAAATTAATTCCATCAAGAAAAATTTggatgacaaattcaaaataaaggatcTTGGTGATCTCAAGTACTTCTTGGGAATGGAAGTAACACGCTCCAACTCTGGAATTTACATTTATCAGTGGAAGTACACCATAGACCTTCTCAAGAATTGtggttatctagattgcaagcCTCTCTCCACTCCATTTGATTATAGTCAGAAACTCTCGAAGGAGTCAGGTACCATTTTAACGGACAACACTACTTACAGACAGCTCATCAGCCGACTCATTTACCTCACAAACACTAGACCCGATATCTCTTATGCCGTGGGACGTTTGAGCCAGTTTTTGGACTGTGCAACCACTTCTCACCTACAGGCTGCTTTTTGCGTACTTCGATATTTAAAAGGCAGACATGCAACTAGGCTACCTGTGCCGATACTCGTCGCTTCGTTTTCGGTTATTGCTTGA